One Fundidesulfovibrio magnetotacticus genomic window, AGCACCGGAATGAGCGCCATGAGGGTGAAGGCGATCTTCCTGCTTCGCGTGGGCATGGGGCACCTCCGGGATGCGCGGGCCGGGGGATCGGCCTCCGGTCCGGTCTTGCGCGCACCCTAGGGCCAACGCGGGAGCGCTGTAAAGCGGCAATGGCGTTGCGAAAGTCCGTCGCGGTTAGGCTCTACTGCTGGTCGCCCACGTCGCGGCCTTGCTGGAAAAGCTTATTGAGGAGGTAGGCCACCACCAGGGCGAAGTAGAACTGCCCGAACACCGCCTGTGAGACGCACAAGCGCTGTGCAAGGGTGGACACGGGAGCGGCGTCGCCGTAGCCCACGGTGGTCATGGTGGAGAAGCTCAGGTAGATGAGGCTGTCCATCAGCCGTTCCGGCCTGGCGGGCAGCAGGAAGGAGCCCGGCGCGGCGTTCTCCACCAGCGTGTAGAGCAGTGCGAAGAAGTAGCCCACGAGCATGTAGCAGTTCACCAGCGCGAACACCTCCCGCCTGGAGACCTCCCGGGAGGTGAGCACGAAGGCGATGGTGGAGCTGACCCCGTAGGCCAGGCAGATGAGCCCCGACACGCAGAACATGGCGGAGAGAAGGACCTGATGGAAGGCGTCGTGCCAGGCCAGCAGGTAGAACACCGTGCTCACGCCCAGCAGAGCCGTCTGGATGGCGTTGCGCGTGGAGGAAAGCAGCGCCACCAGGAACACCACCACGAAGAAGAGCGCGCTCTCCAGACGGTAGGGCAGGTGCCCGCCCAGCACCAACATGCCCGTGAGCAGGAGCATGCTGAGGAACTCGCGGTGGGCCTTGATGAGGTGGATCATGCCGGATCTCCTGGGCGGCTCAAGGGACCGGGGGCCTGCCCATGCCCTCGGGCCAGGCGATGCGCTCGCCCTTGATGCGCCTGGGATAGGGCGTGCAGGGCAGGGGCGCGTTCCAGCACATGTCGGTGTCGAGGGGCGCGAGCACGTCCACCGTGCGATCGCGGCCGCGTGCCGTCACGGTCTCGTAGGCCGGGCGGGGGAACGCGTCGCGCAGGGCGGCGGGCGCGGAGACGTCGGCGCGGAACGTGGTGGGACAGTTGAGCCAGGCGAAGGCCAGGGCCGCCGCAAGGGCCGCCGTCGGCAGCCCCGCCGCGAGGATGCCGCCCGTGGACGCCAGGAGCGCCAGGCACGCTGCCAGGAATCCGGCCTGGAGCACGTCGATGAAGCGGGGGTCCGGCGCGCCCAGGAACCACCAGACGATGGAGGCGGCCATGCCCAGCGCGCAGAGCGTCTCCAGGCGCACGCGCCCGGCCAGGGTCGCCAGGAGGCCCGCCGCCGCGCCCGGTTCCGTCTCCTTGCGCCGAGACGGGGCCGCCAGCGCCAGCGCCGCGCGCAGACCAAGGACGCCAAGCCCCCACCACACGGCCTGCACGCCCGGCTGGCCCCGGTTGGCGTTCCACCACGCGGGGAGCCAGGCCTCCAGCCCCCTGCCCAGCACCTCCGGAGGCGTCCTGCCCGGGGCGCGCGCCCAGGAGAGAATCCAGTTCCAGGTGTGGTTCACCAGGTCTGCGCGGTCCACGGCCCAGGGCACGTCCAGGCGCGCCACGGGCACGGGGTAGAAGAGCCAGCCCGTGGCCAGCACGTTGCGCCCCAGGTAGGCGGCCACGGCGGCCACGGCCGGGAGGAGGCCCCAGGCCAGCAGCCTGCCCCGGAGCACGCCGCCCTTCCAGGCCGCCAGCAGGAAGGGCGCGCCGAAGAACACCACGGCCGGGGCCATGGAAAGCTTCACCGTGAGGGCCGTCACCGAGGCCCACAGGGCCAGCCAGCAGGGCAGTAGGCATCCCGCGCGCCCGAGGTCCGCCAGCCGGGCGGCTGGTGCGCGCAGAAGCTCCAGGGCGGCCAGCAGGGCCAGCAGCTGCGGGGTTTCGTCGTAGCCCAGCGAGGGCATGGCCTCCAGGCAGCGCCAGGCCACGTAGGGCAGCGCGGCGGCGGCGAAGGCTCGCGCGCGGACGGGGCTCGCCTGGTCCAGGGCCGTGAAGGCAAGGTGCGCCACGGCCAGCAGCCGGAAGAACGCGGCCGCGCCCCAGGCCGAGTCGCCGGGAAAGAAGAGCCCGTCGAAGAGCGCGGCGTGCAGGAAGAAGACCGAGTTGAAGCCCAGGCGGTCGTGCAGGTTGGCGATGCCCGTGACCAGGGGGTGCTCGGCGGCCCAGCGCACGGAATGCAGGTGATAGAGCCCCGTGTCGCCAAGCACCGGGCGGCCCAGTGCGGTCTGGGCCACGGCGTCCGCCAGGGCCAGGGCCAGGACGCTCAGCAGCCAGGCCCAGGCGCGGCCCGGCCCGCCGCCCGGAAGGAGCCGGGCAGCCCCCGCGCCGCGTCGGGCCGCCAAGAGGAAGACGAACCCCGCCACGGCCAGTGCGGCAGTGAGCCAGCGCGCGGCCCCTGCCATGGAGCAGACGAAGGATGCCAGGGGCAGAAGCGTCAGCTCGAGGCAGACCCCGGCCAGCAGGAGGCGCGGGATGTCCCAGCCGCCTGCGCGGTCCGGCTCGGGCACGCCCGCCGCGCCGGGCCCCGGAGGGACCAGGCGCGCCACCAGCCCGCCCAGCCCTGCCGCCACGGCAAACTGAAGGAGCGTCAGGGCCAGCGCGCCAGCCATGGTCTAGCTGCCGTCCCCTGCCCCGTCCGGTCCGCCGCGACGCGCTCCGGCCAGGGTCTCGCGCAGAGCCCGGACCACCCGGGGCGTCGCGTCCCGGACCAGGGGGGCCAGCAGGTACAGCCCCGTCGCGCCGAAGAGCGCGATGAGCCACCAGCCGTACGGCAGGGGGTCGAGCTTGAAGACGAAGGGGGTGAAGAGCGTGCTGTACTCCGGGGCGTACCAGCAAAGCACCTCGAAGGCGTAGTTGTTGAACCAGCAGATGGACTGCACGGCCCTGTCGCCGAAGACCACGCCGCTCAGGGCCACCCACACGGAAAAGGCCGTGGCCAGGGCGGTCATGGCGGTCCGCCACGGGGTCGGGTCGGCGGAGCCCCCGCCGGACGCTCCCGGGGCGGCCAGCGCCGTACCCAGGGCCAGCGCCGCCGGAAAGCAGGCAAACAGGAAGAAGCGCGGCCCCCAGCAGAGCCCGCCGTACCAGGCCCACCACTTGGCGTAGACCAGCGCCTCCCCGGCCACGAAAAGAACCATGGCGGTCCACAGGGGCGCGGGGTCGAAGCCCCGCACGGGCCTGGGGCGGAAGAAGAGCCCCGGCACGAAGAACAGCAGGCCCTTGCCGAAGGAGAACAGGATGGAGAGGAGCCCCAGCGCGAAGGGGTAGCTGAAGCCCGGCAGCCCGGAATAGGGCATGAAGGTCTTGATTCCGGCGTTGCCCTCATAGCCCGTGGCCAGGCCGCCGTTGCGCAGCCAGACCTCCGCCGCCATGAGCAGCGCCGCCCCGGCCGGGGCCAGCAAGTGCCGCCAGTCGCGCCGCAGCCAGGCGGCATGCAGGGCGCTAAGCCCCAGCCCAGCCAGCACGGCCGGGGTGTTGGCCGCGCCCAGGACCGCCAGGGCCCACCCGGCCAGGGGGCTGCCCTGGTGGACGAGCACGAGCCCCGCGCAGACCAGCACGGCGGTGAAGACTTCGCCGAAATAATTGTTCACGAGGTTTGTGAACATGGAGCCGCACAGAAGCAGAAGCACCATGTTCAGGGCGGCCTCCTCGCCCAGGGGTCGGCACAGGCGGCGGTGCAGAAAGGCCAGCCCCGCCAGGAAGAGGCCCAGGTTGAAGCGGGTGAAGAGCGCCCCGTCCAGGCCCAGGAACCTGTCCAGCAGCAGGAAGGGGGCGGAGGCCAGGGGCATGAGCGAGGAATAGATCATGCCCGTGGAGCGTCCCTCGTCCAGGAGGGTCAACAGCCAGCGGTAGCGCAGCAGGCCGTCGGAATCGACCTTGTAGTGGACCAGGGCCAGCGACACGGCGGCCGCCAGGGCCAGGAGGCGTCCCGCAGTCAGGCGCGCCGCCGGGGCGATCCCGAGGCGATCCGGGGCGTGTTGGCTCGGAAGGAAGGGCACGAGGTGCGGCGCGGCCGTGTTCCGGTCAGTTCCTGGGGGTGTCGGGGACGGTCACTACGATGTCGCCGCGCATGCCCACCTTGAGCGTCAGCCCTGGGTTGGGCAGCGAAAGCTGCACCTCGAAGTGGGAGGGCAGCTGGGTCTCCTGCTGCTCGGCCGTGACGTTGATCTGGGTGATGACGGCCTCGCGCGCCTCGCCGGGCATGGACTCGAAGGTGACCCGGGCCTTGTCGCCCACGCGCAGCTGGGGGATCTTGCTCTCGTGCACCAGGGCGCGGATGATCAGGGGGTCCAGGGTGCCCAGCTGGAAGAGGCGGGTGAGCTTGTTGAAGACCATGCCGGGCTTCACGTCGGGATTGATCCAGAGGATGTGCCCGTGCCCGGGGGAGGAGATGGCCGTGACGTTCTTGATGGACTGGCTGTCCTTGGACTTGAAGCCGTAGCGCATGCGGGCCATGTCGCGCCGGAATTTGCCGGACTCTTCCTCGAGCTTCAGGGCCTCTTCCAAATACCGCACGCGATAGGTGAGCACGTCAATCTCGCGCACGATCTGGGCCTGCTCCTGGGGGGCCACGGTGCCCCTGGCCACGCGCTCAACGACGCCCTTGAGCTTGTTGCGCCAGGACTCCAGGTCGGTGAGCGCGCGCTGGAGGTCGGCACGGAAGGCCAGTTCGGAGGTGCGGTAGACGCCGCCCTGCTCCGCGATGAGGAAGTCGCGCGGGATGGTGTATTCCATGAGCCATTCGGTGGGCACCACCCTCTGGCCGATCTGCACAAGCACGCGCAACACGGTGATGGGGCCATCGATGTAGGGCGTGCCCCCCCCCATTTCGTCATCGCGAACCTCTTTGCCGGCGTTCTTGGCCTCCTGCTTTCGTTTTTCCTTTTCCGCATTGTAGGCGTCGGCCTGCTCCTTGGTGGCATGGGGGGTGTAGACGTCGTACATGTCGGGCGAGGCGGTCTTGCCCTGGAACGTGATCACGGCCGCCTGCGCCGCAGTCGCGGCGAGGGCCAGGAACGCGGCCGCCAGGGCCAGGTGCGGCAAAGATTCGCGGAAGGGTCGGGGCATGGGGTCTCCGGCTGTCGCGCGGCGGGGGCCGGCGCGGCGGATTGGATTTCCGGCGGCCGGTCCGGCACTCCGTCGGGGAGGCCCGGCCCACGGCGCAACCTGTTACGTTAGTCCAACGGGATGTCGTTGTCCAGAAGGCCCCGGTTTCACTCCTCGGGCCGGACGCGGGGCTCTTCGGGAGCGCCCAGTACCTCCTCGAGGACTCGCTCCAGCTGGCCGGGAGACACGGGCTTGTTGATCACGGCGCGCACGCCCGCCCGGGCCAACTCCTCCGGGGAGGCGCTGTCGCCGTAGCCGCTCACGAGCACAGCCGCAAGACCGGGCCGCAGCGCCGTGGCCGCGCGGGCCAGTTCGAGCCCGCTCATGCCGGGCATGGCCAGGTCGGTGACGAGCAGGTCGCAGCAGGAGGGGTCGGCCTCGATGCGCGCCAAGGCGGCGTTGGGCGCTTCCAGGCCTTCGGCGCTCCAGCCGAGGCCGCGCAGCATCTCCACGCCGATCTCCACCAGGGCGGGCTCGTCGTCCACCACCAGGGCGCGGCCCTTGCGGCCCGAGGGGGCCTTGGGCGCGGGGGCCGCATCCAACGCCGGGCTCTCTGCCACCAGAGGGAAATACACGTCGAAGACGCTGCCCAGCCCCGGCTCGCTGGAGACCGAGATGCACCCCCCGTGGCGGCGCACCACCCCGTGCACCACGGCCAGCCCCATGCCCGTGCCTTCGCCGGGCTTCTTGGTGGTGAAGAAGGGGTCGAAGATGCGCTCCAGCTGCCCGGCCGGGATGCCGTGGCCGTTGTCCTGGACGCGCAGGCGCAGGTAGGGTCCCGGCCCTGGGCAGCCCAGGCGGGAGGATTCGGTCTGGTCCAGGTCCATGTCGTCCAGGCAGATTTCCAGGCGTCCGTGCCCGTGGCCCATGGCGTGGGAGGCGTTGCCGCAGAGGTTCACGAGCACCTGCTCGACCTGGGTGCGCTCGCCCAGGATCACGTCGCGCCGGGCGCGGCGCTTCACGTCGATGGCGATGCTCGCGGGAGTGCTGGCGCGGATGAGCTTCATGAGCTCCTCCACCAGCGGCGTGAGGGCGAGCGGGCGCATGAGGCTGTCCCCGCCCTTGCCGAAGGCCATGATCTGGGCCACCAGGTCGCGGGCGCGGCGGCAGGCGTCCAGGATCTGGCCCAGGCGGCGCTGCTGGCTGCCGCCCGGCTCGGCCTGGGCGGCCATGAGCTCCGAGAAGCCCATGATGATGCCCAGGATGTTGTTGAAATCGTGGGCGATGCCACCGGCCAGGGTGCCCAGGGCCTCCATCTTCTGGGAGTGGCGAAGCTGGGTCTCCATGCGTTTGTGGTCGGTGATGTCGTGGGCCACCAGCACCGTGAGGGGCTGGCCCGCCGCGTCCTCGGGCACGCGCGCCGCCGTGACCAGGAACACGCCGCCAAGGGCCGGCAGGGAGACCTCCGCCGCCTGGCCGGTCTCCACGGCCTGGGGCAGCATGTCGCGCACCGCCTGGCCGCCCTCCGTGCCGAAGAGGGACTCCATGGGCACGCCCACCAGGTCGCGCGGGTGCTTGCGCGAGATGCGCGCCGCGGCCATGTTGATGCGCCGGATGCGGAAGGCGTCGTCCAGGTGCACGATGGCGTCCTGCACGCTGTCGAAGGTGGCCTCCCACTCGCGCTTGGCCACCAGGATGAGGCTGGCGGTGTGGTCGCGCTGGACCATTTCCTCCTGGAGCCTGCGGTTTGCCAGGGCCAGGTCCTGGGTGCGCTCCTCCACCATGGCCTTGAGGCGCTCGTTGAAGGCGCTCTGCTCGCGTTCGGCGCGCCACTTGGCCCCGAGGCTTCGTGCGAACTGGAGGATCTCTTGCGGGTGGAAAGGCTTGCGCAGGTAGAGCAGACGGTCCGCCGGTGGCACGCGCCGGGCGATGTCCTGGGCGTCGAGTTCCGAAAAGGCCGTGACCACCACGATCTGCACCCCGGGGTCCGCCGCGCGGATGCGCTCGGCGGCCCAGATGCCGTCGGGACCGGGCGGCATGCGCACGTCGAGGAAGACCATGGCGTAGGGCCTGCCCTCGGATACGGCCGACTCCACGGCCGCCACGGCATCGACGGCCTGGGAGACCAGGGTCAGCTCGCAGGGGCGCGAATCCTCCCGGCCTTGGCCTTCGGCCCCGAAGAGGCGGCGTTCCAGGTCGTCGAAGCGGCGGTCCGGGCCGTCTTCCGGGTCTCCGGCGAGAATCTCCCGGAACAGCTCCCGGATGGAGGGCTCGTCGTCTGCCACGAGGATGCGGGGCGTCAGGCTGTCTTCACGGGGCATGGTCTTCTCCGTCGGTGGCGTCCAGAGGCAGGAGCAGGTCGATGACCACGCGCCGGGCGGGTTCCTCCGCGCGCACGCGCAGGGCCCCGTCCATGGCGTTCATTGCGTTGGCGCACCAATGGGGGGAGCGCATGCCGTCGGGCGCCTGGCGGTCCATGACCAGGAGCGCCCCTGGGTCCCGCAGGTTCTCCAGGTCCAGGCGCAGCCGGGCGAAGCGGCCACCGCCTGGCCCCACCTCCACGCCGCCCGAGGCGAGGATCCGGGCGCGGCCAGCCTCGGAAGCACCACTCGCGGCCAGAACGAGCAGGGTTTCGACCACCAGGCGCAGGCCCTGGGGGTTGCCGCGCGAGGGAGGAACGCTGTCCAGAGAGGGGTCGGTCGAGAAGTCCAGGTTTCCGTCCAGCTCCGCTGTCAGTCCGGCCGCCGCGTCGAGCAGGGCCTGGGCCGGGTCCAGGGGCTCCACCCGGCGCGAGGCCAGGGCCATGGCGTCGTAGGCCATCAGGATGGCCTCCACCCGGGCGAAAAGCTCGCCCAGGCGCGAAGCGCCCTGGTCGCCCTCCTCCAGGGCCTGACGGGCGCGCTCCAAGCCCATGCCCAGGTAGGCTCCCAGATCGGCGCGACGCCCCGCGTCCGACGGGTCCGCCTCCAGTTCGCGGACGGCGCGGGCGAGGTTCTCCCAGGACACGCCCCGGGCTCCCCGGCGCTGGGTCTCCAGGAGTCCTGGCAGGGGGGCCAGGGCGTTGCGCAGTTCGTGGAGCACCCCCGCCGCCGCCTCGGCCATGCCCAGCCGGAAGGCCTGGTGGGCAAGTTCCCGGTGCAGGGCCTGGATTTCCGCGAGCATGGCGTCGAACTCACGGCTCAGCAGTCCGATCTCGTCGGCACGTGTGGAGCCGGTTCGCGCGCCGAGGTCCCGCTCCTGTCGCACACGGCGCACGTGGCGGGTGAAGCGCTCCAGAGGCGAGCCGATCTGGGCGTCCAGGACCGCAAGGAGAACCAGCAGCAGAAGCGCCCCGGCCAGGATGCCCGAGGCGGCCCCCATGCGCGCCGCGGCCCGGCCGCGCTCGCCCAGGGTCTCGGGCAGGCTCGCCCGCGCCAGCAGCCCGGGGCCGGTCCCGGCAGGCGCGGACAGCAGGGCGTAGGCGTGCACGTAGCCGTCCCTGGCGCTCATCCACGATCGGGCGCCGCCGGCCAGGGCTGCCAGGGCCTCGCGCTCCGGGGGGGCAGCCCGGTCGGGCTCGGCCGGATACAGGGTCAAGGATGCCGGGGCGACCGACGCCGCGCGGTCGCCGCCATCCAGGGCCTGGGCCAGGAGAACCCGCCCCCCCGGCCCGCCGCGAAATGCCGCAAGCAGAGGACGGCCGTCGGCCCACAAAAAGCCCGACGCGACGGACCCCGCGGCGGGTGTCTCCAGGAGCGCGGCAAGGTCCTTCGGAGTGGCCGGGGCCTGGACCTCGCCTGCGGCCGGGATGCCGCGCACCGTGCCCGGAGCGCCCGGGCGGCGCCAGGCAGCGTAGCGGGGGGCGTCGGCCGCCAGGGCCTGGGCCATGCCCTGAACGAAGGCCGCATCCAGCGAGCCCGCGGCCTCCAGGGCGGCCAGCCCGGCGCAGGCCGAGGAGAGCCTGAGCGCCTCGCGCTCCAGGGATTCCACGGCGCGCCCGAGGTTCTCCTGGGCGCGCTCGTTCTCCAACTCGCCGAAGCGCGGATAGACCAGCGCGTCGAACACCGTGCCGTAGACCGCCACGTAGCAGACCAGCACCACCAGAAGCACCAGGACGATGCGCACGCGCACGGCGTTGTCCTCCCGCCGCGCCTACTTGCCCACCACCACGGCCAGGCCCTGGGGGATGGACTCGGCGGCGGGACGGCCCTGGGGCCTGGGCACGCCCTGCTTGTAGCGCACGCGCACCCACACGCCGTCGGCGCGCTCCTCGGCCGTGACGCGCTCCAAAAGCCCCCCCGCGCCGTAGTTGACCACCTGGCCCTGGAACCCCCAGGCCCCCGGGAGAATCAGGGTCAGGCCGTCGGCCGCGGCCTCCAGGCGCGCCTGGGCCGGGTCCACGGGGCCTCCGGCGGCCACCATGAGGCGGATCTCTCCGCCGGATTCCAGGCCCGTGACGTTGGTCACCACGCGCTTCGCGGGCTGGCCCGGGGCCTCGCCCGATGCGCCGGGCTGGACGCCGGGTGCTGCCGGGGGGACCGGGCCGGGCTGCACCTGCTCGATCTGGGGGCGCACGGCCAGGGACGGCAGCTGCCCCGGCTGGGGCTGGACGGCCTGAGGCTGGCCCTGCGCGGGCATCAT contains:
- a CDS encoding potassium channel family protein gives rise to the protein MIHLIKAHREFLSMLLLTGMLVLGGHLPYRLESALFFVVVFLVALLSSTRNAIQTALLGVSTVFYLLAWHDAFHQVLLSAMFCVSGLICLAYGVSSTIAFVLTSREVSRREVFALVNCYMLVGYFFALLYTLVENAAPGSFLLPARPERLMDSLIYLSFSTMTTVGYGDAAPVSTLAQRLCVSQAVFGQFYFALVVAYLLNKLFQQGRDVGDQQ
- a CDS encoding LIC_10190 family membrane protein, translating into MAGALALTLLQFAVAAGLGGLVARLVPPGPGAAGVPEPDRAGGWDIPRLLLAGVCLELTLLPLASFVCSMAGAARWLTAALAVAGFVFLLAARRGAGAARLLPGGGPGRAWAWLLSVLALALADAVAQTALGRPVLGDTGLYHLHSVRWAAEHPLVTGIANLHDRLGFNSVFFLHAALFDGLFFPGDSAWGAAAFFRLLAVAHLAFTALDQASPVRARAFAAAALPYVAWRCLEAMPSLGYDETPQLLALLAALELLRAPAARLADLGRAGCLLPCWLALWASVTALTVKLSMAPAVVFFGAPFLLAAWKGGVLRGRLLAWGLLPAVAAVAAYLGRNVLATGWLFYPVPVARLDVPWAVDRADLVNHTWNWILSWARAPGRTPPEVLGRGLEAWLPAWWNANRGQPGVQAVWWGLGVLGLRAALALAAPSRRKETEPGAAAGLLATLAGRVRLETLCALGMAASIVWWFLGAPDPRFIDVLQAGFLAACLALLASTGGILAAGLPTAALAAALAFAWLNCPTTFRADVSAPAALRDAFPRPAYETVTARGRDRTVDVLAPLDTDMCWNAPLPCTPYPRRIKGERIAWPEGMGRPPVP
- a CDS encoding efflux RND transporter periplasmic adaptor subunit, coding for MPRPFRESLPHLALAAAFLALAATAAQAAVITFQGKTASPDMYDVYTPHATKEQADAYNAEKEKRKQEAKNAGKEVRDDEMGGGTPYIDGPITVLRVLVQIGQRVVPTEWLMEYTIPRDFLIAEQGGVYRTSELAFRADLQRALTDLESWRNKLKGVVERVARGTVAPQEQAQIVREIDVLTYRVRYLEEALKLEEESGKFRRDMARMRYGFKSKDSQSIKNVTAISSPGHGHILWINPDVKPGMVFNKLTRLFQLGTLDPLIIRALVHESKIPQLRVGDKARVTFESMPGEAREAVITQINVTAEQQETQLPSHFEVQLSLPNPGLTLKVGMRGDIVVTVPDTPRN
- a CDS encoding ATP-binding response regulator, coding for MPREDSLTPRILVADDEPSIRELFREILAGDPEDGPDRRFDDLERRLFGAEGQGREDSRPCELTLVSQAVDAVAAVESAVSEGRPYAMVFLDVRMPPGPDGIWAAERIRAADPGVQIVVVTAFSELDAQDIARRVPPADRLLYLRKPFHPQEILQFARSLGAKWRAEREQSAFNERLKAMVEERTQDLALANRRLQEEMVQRDHTASLILVAKREWEATFDSVQDAIVHLDDAFRIRRINMAAARISRKHPRDLVGVPMESLFGTEGGQAVRDMLPQAVETGQAAEVSLPALGGVFLVTAARVPEDAAGQPLTVLVAHDITDHKRMETQLRHSQKMEALGTLAGGIAHDFNNILGIIMGFSELMAAQAEPGGSQQRRLGQILDACRRARDLVAQIMAFGKGGDSLMRPLALTPLVEELMKLIRASTPASIAIDVKRRARRDVILGERTQVEQVLVNLCGNASHAMGHGHGRLEICLDDMDLDQTESSRLGCPGPGPYLRLRVQDNGHGIPAGQLERIFDPFFTTKKPGEGTGMGLAVVHGVVRRHGGCISVSSEPGLGSVFDVYFPLVAESPALDAAPAPKAPSGRKGRALVVDDEPALVEIGVEMLRGLGWSAEGLEAPNAALARIEADPSCCDLLVTDLAMPGMSGLELARAATALRPGLAAVLVSGYGDSASPEELARAGVRAVINKPVSPGQLERVLEEVLGAPEEPRVRPEE
- a CDS encoding HAMP domain-containing protein, yielding MRVRIVLVLLVVLVCYVAVYGTVFDALVYPRFGELENERAQENLGRAVESLEREALRLSSACAGLAALEAAGSLDAAFVQGMAQALAADAPRYAAWRRPGAPGTVRGIPAAGEVQAPATPKDLAALLETPAAGSVASGFLWADGRPLLAAFRGGPGGRVLLAQALDGGDRAASVAPASLTLYPAEPDRAAPPEREALAALAGGARSWMSARDGYVHAYALLSAPAGTGPGLLARASLPETLGERGRAAARMGAASGILAGALLLLVLLAVLDAQIGSPLERFTRHVRRVRQERDLGARTGSTRADEIGLLSREFDAMLAEIQALHRELAHQAFRLGMAEAAAGVLHELRNALAPLPGLLETQRRGARGVSWENLARAVRELEADPSDAGRRADLGAYLGMGLERARQALEEGDQGASRLGELFARVEAILMAYDAMALASRRVEPLDPAQALLDAAAGLTAELDGNLDFSTDPSLDSVPPSRGNPQGLRLVVETLLVLAASGASEAGRARILASGGVEVGPGGGRFARLRLDLENLRDPGALLVMDRQAPDGMRSPHWCANAMNAMDGALRVRAEEPARRVVIDLLLPLDATDGEDHAP